The DNA sequence TCAAAGCGGTGGTGGCGTCGCCGTTCGCGTCGCTTTGGCTGCACTCGCTCCTTGAAAAGACGAAATATCTCTCATAGCCTGCATTCTAGTCTTCTTGAGACGGGAAGTGGTTGTAGATTGATTTTTTTCGGCCTGTGAGACATTCTCGCGCTATCTTTGCTATCAGCGTTCTGGCAAAAGCCCCTCCACGTACAAGCCCGAGACCATGAGAAAGAATTCCGCTCTCGCGATCGTCTGCGCCTGTCTGCTTCAAATTTCCGATTTGTCCCCATCACACGCCGCCGGGTTGCGATTGGAGGGAACCGAGCGTTGGGTCGTCCTTGGAGCGAAGCAGGATAAGACGGAGGCAATCGATCTCGCGCGAAACTTTGCGCAAAGTGTTAGTGGAGTGCGCGTCGTGCGGGGGGCGAAAGACTGGTTCGCCGTCATTGTTGGACCTCTCGCCGTGCCGTCGATCGAAAAGGCAAGGGCGGCGCTGGGGCCACGGCTATGGCTGCCCCAGGACGCATACCTTTCGCGCGGGGAGCGTTACGTCGAAACAGTCTTCGAGGCACCGCCCTCCCCCATTCTGGCCGTGCTTGAGTACAAAGGTGAAAAGCCGACCCGAATGACTTTCGGAAATCTTTCCGTCGTCCTCTCCAGTCTGCATGACAAGCAGGGCAACCGCGAACCGACGATTCGCGGGGAGCTAGACGGGAAGCCAGCATTTTTCGCCCGAATTAATGAAAATGCCGCGGCCGAAGGCCAGACCCTTTCTTCGCGAGCCCGCATCATTAAACTGGACCCGTCCAGCCCGACGCCGCAGGTCGTGTTCTCTTATTTTTGGGGCGGAGCGCATTGCTGCACGGTCACCAAGATCGCCACCACCGACCCCGGAACCGGCAAATGGCGCATTATCGACGCACAGACTCTCGACGGCGATGGCTACTCATTCGAAGACATTGATGGCGATGGCGCCGTCGAGCTTTTGAGCAACGACAACAGCTTTCTTTATGCATTTGATTCTTACGCAGCCTCCGCCACTCCGCCCAAAGTTTTCCGCCTCTCCGGAGGGACATTAAGAGACGTCACGCTCGACGCGACGTCCCGTCCTTATCTGCGGCGCGCGCTCAAGCGCATGGAGGGCTGGGCGACCCAAAGCCCGGAAATGTGGGGCTCTAATGGTTTTCTCGCGGGCTGGGTGGCGGCTAAGGCGCAACTCGGAGAGTTCGACGAAGCCTGGCGGCAAATGCAGAAAAGCCACGATCGCAATTCTGAGTGGCCCTTAAAAGAATGCCTTCTTCCCGTAAGCATAGACAGGTGCCCTGACGGGAAAAAGCGCAACGTTTCCTTCCCGGACGCATTGCGGGCGCACCTTCTCAAAAACAGCTACTTCTCTTCGCCTCCCGCTCCTTCAGCCGAGACGCACAGCAGCGAGTCACCGCCTATTGCGTCGCGGCCGGAACAGAAAAAACCTGTTGATTCGGGATCCGTCACGGGCACCGGCTTTTTCATCTCAAAGAACGGCCACATCTTGACCAACGCGCACGTCGTCGAAAATTGCGCTTCCATCCGCCTGGTCTATGGCTCGGATGGCCCGCGCGCGCTGAGATTATTGTCACGCGATACCACGAACGACCTTGCAATATTGAAACCCGATGATTTCGGAGTGACTCCCGCCGCGTTCAGGTTTCGAGTCCGCCTTGGGGAGGAGATCGCGGTTTTCGGTTTTCCGCTAAGCGGTCTTCTCACGACGCACGGAAATTTTACGTTGGGTAACATAACTGGCCTCGCCGGAATTCATGACGACACTCGCATGCTACAGATATCGGCACCGGTGCAGCCGGGCAATAGTGGCGGCCCTCTGCTCGATCAAACCGGCGCCATAGCAGGCGTAGTGGTGTCGAAATTGGACGTTCTTAAAGTAGCGGCAGCCACCGACGACTTCGCCCAGAATGTGAACTTCGCTATCAAGGCAAACGTCGTCCGGACATTTGCCGAGGCTCAAGGTATTACATTGATTGAGGCAAAAATAGACGATGCCAAGCTTTCCCCCGCCGATCTCGCAGACCGCGCCAAGTCGTTTACAGGCCAAGTTGAGTGCAAACGCTAATATGAATACCTTCTTTGTTAACCCCTCAGGAGGTGTGACGCCTTGTCATTGGCCACAGTCTAGCCGGCGAAGCTTTGAGCTTATCTGAACCCGACGCGTTTTTTCGGCCTACGACCACTTTGGCTCAAACTGAAGCCCCGCGTGGGTGCCAGAAGCGCCAGGAGCGGCCATTCGACGCGGACGACCGGAGGGTCCGCTTTCCCTGAATTTCGCGGACGTTCGCCGCGCCGGATAGCTCTTGCGATCGATAACCTCCTGGCCATTGTGCGCTCGCCGCCGCATCACGCCTCCGATCCGCTAAGCGCTTGGCAATCGAACGCCGCGAGGCGTAAGTCTCAACAGACCCCATGTCGGCGAGCGCGAAGCGGCCCCACAGCGATGTCGCAAGGGCGTAACTGGCTGCGTCTTCGCTCTTGTCACGCTCTTTGGTGCCGCCCAGGTCCATGGCATCACCTTGATGCATCGAAGGCATCGATGCCGGTGAGTTCGGCCGAAAGCGTCCAGAGCCGCTCGGCCTGATCGGGATCGGCGGCGTAATCTCGAACGCCGACGAACGGTTCATTTGCAGTCTCGGCGCGCACGGCAATATCGCAATCCTCGCAATAGAGACCGACAAGACCGTCGAGCATCGGCGAGGTCGCGGCCCATACTTGCGTCGCTGCGCCTTGGGCTGCCGTCTTGAAGGTCGGGTCGGCTGGCGCACCACTCGCGTCGAGCCAGCCCTCGGCGATCATCTCCGCCTGCGCCAGATGCCGCTGGAGCGGCGTGAATATCTTTCCGGGATGAAGCGAGAAGGCCTGCACGCTGGCCTCGCGCCCAAGCCGGCCGAGATGGACGGCGAATAGCGCATTCGCCGTCTTCGACTGGCCGTAGGCGCGCCATTTGTCATAGCCGCCAACAAAATGAAGGTCGTCCCAACGGATTGGCGAATTGTGGTGGCCGGCCGAAGAGACCGAGATGACACGTGCACCACCTTCGAGCAGCGGCCAAAGCGCGTTTGTCAGCGTGAAATGCCCGAGGTGATTGGTGGCGAACTGCGCCTCCCAGCCTGGTCCTACCCTCGCCTCCGGGCAGGCCATGATGCCGGCGTTGTTGATCAGAATATCGATGTGTTGGCCACCGGTGAGGATGTGCTCGGCGAAGGCGCGCACGCTGTCGAGGTGCGACAGGTCCAACGGCTCGACCGTCACGCCGACGATGTCCTTCGTAGCTGCCGCCGCTGCCGCTGGATTGCGCGCGGCAACGATGACCTGGGCTCCAGAAGCGGCAAGCGCCCTCGTCGTTTCCAAGCCGAGCCCCGAATGGCCTCCGGTGACGATCGCGCGCTTACCGGTGAGATCGATATTGGCGAGAACATCCGTCGCGGTGCTTCTTGCCCCAAAGCCGGACCCGAGTGGTTTCTGATTGTCGATCATGGTGTCTCTCCGAGAGGTGCGGTTTCGCCCGCACGTTTGCTCTCGTGAAAGATGATCCGTGGTGTCCGCACGATCCATGCCGTATAGTCCACTTTTCCTTCTCGATCGTCTGGATCTTCGTGGTGGACCCCTTGTCCGATGTTCTGTCGCTTCTGAAGCCGAAAAGCGCGATCAGCGCGGGCCTCGACGCCGGCGGTGAGTGGGCGATCCGCTTTCCCCCACATGAAGGCATCAAGTTCAACGCGGTCATGCGCGGAGCCTGTTGGGTTCAGGTCGATGGGGAGCTGGAACCGCGACGGATCGAAGCCGGCGACTGCTTCCTGCTCACGCGCGGCCGACCGTTCCTCTTCGCGACGGACCTCGCATTGCCCCCGATCGAATCTCCCACCATCTATGATCAGGCTGTCGACGGCATCGCGACCTGCAACGGCGGCGGCGACTTCTTCCTGATCGGCGGCCGTTTTTCTTTCGACGGCGATCATGCCGGAATGTTGTTCGGGGCCTTGCCAGCCATCGTTCATGTGCGTGACGCCTCGAACCAGGCTGCCGTTCTGCGCTGGTCGCTGGAGCAACTGGCTGCGGAACTGAAAGATCGACCTCCAGGTGGAATGCTGATGGCGGAGCACCTCGCCCAGATCATGCTCTTGCAGGTCTTGCGGCTCTGGCTCGCCTCCGGGACGGACAAACCCGCCGGATGGTTGTCGGCGCTGTCCGATCCTCGGCTGACGAGAGGGCTCGGCGCCATGCACGCCGAGCCCGCTCGCCACTGGACGCTTGCGGAACTGGGAGCCATCGCCGGCATGTCGCGCAGCACGTTCGCAGCGCGTTTCCGAGAAGCGGTTGGACAACCGCCCCTGGACTATCTCATCCGCTGGCGCATGGTACTCGCGGCTGAACGGCTCAAGCGAACGAACGACAGTGTCGGGGAGATCGGCTTTTCCATCGGCTATGAATCCGAAGCGGCCTTCAGCACAACCTTCCGGCGGGTCGTTGGCTGTGCGCCGGGAAAGTTCCGACGAGACGACGCTCCCTGAATCTTTTCTGCCGCGCGCCGTATCCGCTGACCGCTCTCCGATAAACGGGTCGAAGTCGAACTTGCGTGTCATTCCACGGGAGGAATCTCCGCCTCCCGTGCCAAAGCAGCTTGGACGGACGCCCGCGCGCCGATCCGTTGCATATGGCGAGCGGTCGCCGGCCAACGGTCGAGATCGATCGAAAACCCCTTCATCCAGCCGAGCACGGTGAAAAGATAGGCGTCGGCGACCGTGAAGCCGTCGCCCACCAGATAATCCCGAGATGCGAGGTTCACCTCGATGAAGTCGAGGCGCCGGAACAGCCGGTCCCGGAAGATCGCTAGCGCCTCCTCTGGCAAGGCTCGATTGAACAGCGGGCTCGATCCGGCATGGACCTCGCTGGTGATGAAGTTGAGCCATTCCTGCAGCCGAACCCGCGCCAGCGTACCGGCGGCCGGAGCCAATGCCGCCTCCGGCATCAGGTCGGCCAGATACTGAACGATGGCCGGCCCTTCGCTCAGAACCTCGCCGGTATCGAGTTCGAGTGCCGCGACATAGCCCTTCGGGTTGATGGCGAGGAAGTCCTCTCCCATGGATGTGCGTTTCGTCCGATTGTTCACGCGGACCAGCTCGTAGGGCAGTCCGAGTTCCTGAAGCACGATGTGCGGCGAAAGCGAACAGGTGTCGGGCGCAAAATAGAGCTTCATCATTGGGACCTCACTGAGGGGGAAGATCGCCACCCACACTCGCAGTTCCCGTGGCATAATAAAAATTACTCGAATATTTTTCTAGTATAAGTATAGCTACTATGAACCTGACCCAACTCCAGAGCCTGATCGCCGTCGCCGATGCCGGCAGCTTCACCGCAGCCGCGGACAAGCTCGGCGTCACCCAATCGGGGATGAGCCAAGCCTTAGCCGCGCTCGAAGAGAGCCTGGGAGTGAAACTGCTCGTCCGCCAGCCACGGGGCGTCGCGTTGACCGCCTTCGGAGAGCGCGCGCTCGACCATGCGCGTACGGCGCTCTCGCATCTGGAGGCGATCGAAAGGGAGGCAATGGCGCTGATCGGCGAAGAGACCGGCGCCATCCGTCTGGCGGGCTTCCCGAGCGTATTCGCCACGCTCCTTCCGCCTTTGCTTCGGCGTTTTCGCACGCTCCATCCGGGCATCGATCTCGTGCCGCTCGAAACCGACGACCTGGAAGTGGAGGCATGGCTCGCGGCGGGATCGATCGACCTCGGCGTCGTTCTCAACCCGTCTCCTGCCAGAAATGCCGTTCCGCTCGGACGGGATGCCTGGGTTCCGATCCTGCCGGCGGCGCATCCCCTGTCACGGCGACCTTCGGTCTCGTTGGCCGAACTGGCAGCCGCGCCCTTCGTTCTCGCCACCGGCGGGTGCCATACGAACGCCCGCTCGCTTGCCGACGCGGAAGGATTGACGCTCCAGAACGTTGAGATCGAGGTGCGCGACTGGGCGAGCGCGATTGCCCTGGTTCGGGAGAGCGCGGGCGTTAGCCTCGTGCCGAAATCCACGTTGCCGGAACAGCGCCGCGGCTTCCGGGTTTCGAAGCTCGCTTCGCCGTTGCATCGCGAGTTCGGACTCGTCGCTTCGCCAATGCGGCCGCTCTCCCGGGCCGGAAACCTGTTCGTCGAGGTGGCACGTCGCTCGGCCGCGCCGACCTCGCCATAGCGCAGGACGATCGCGCGGGCTCATGACGGTTCTGACGCGATTTTTCGTCGCAAGCCGGCTTGGCGAGGACGGTAAATTGCTCATGCCCGCAGGCGGCGATGCGGCCCCCCGCTCGGGCCGTTCCTATCAGAATCGGTTATTGCGCGGAGCGCCGCCGCGTCCCAAAGAAGACTGACGTTTCTGTTGGTATCGAAAAGCGCTTCCAATATTCGTGGGTCGAACGTAAATCCTGGGCCGGCTCTTTGTATAGTGCGCATTCGCGCCAAAGCGCTGTCGTTGGTCTCCTCGGGCTTATAGCTTCGTTTCGAACGAAAGGCGTCATACACATCCGCCACGGCGGTAATTCGCGCCGCGAGTGGGATTTCGCTTCCGACGCACCCCTTGGGATAGCCCGAGCCATCGAATCTCGTATGATGCCATCGCGCAATATCGGCGGCCAAAGCGCCGTCTGGATCCGATGAGGAGGCGAGAATATCCGCGCCGCTCTCCGCGTGCGTTTCGACAATCGCGCGCTCGTCGGATGTTAGGACGTCCGGAGACATCAAGATTCTGGTCGGCACCGCCAGTTTCCCGAGATCGTGAAAGTAAGCGGCTCGAGAAAACTGAGCGGCACTCGCTTCATGGCCGATGACGGACGCGAGATGCGCGACCAGAGCGCTCACCCTGTATGAGTGGAAAGCCAGCCCGAGCCCCGGCGTAGATTGCTCCGACTCCGCTATTCGCCTGGACAAATTCGAGAAAGCGTCAGTGGGAATCGAGCACAAATCACTCTCGGGACGCATTAATTTCGGCTTCCTTCCATGGGTTCGATAGTTTTCTAACGCTCATTAAATGCGGCAATGCGACGAATGTGAGGCAATGAACTATGCTTTACTCTATAACCTGTAAATTATGCTGGCGGCATAAGCCGGAGCGACGAAACGCGGCAGAGAGTTTTTTATTTTATTCACATTCTATTTACCTTTGAGCATTTTCTTGCCGGCGCCGAAAGTCGTTCTGGCAACGCCCCTGTGTTGTACACGGCTCCAGACCGCTGGAAGGCGCTGAGGCTCGACCGCGCTTACTTTCAGCCAGGTGGGTATGTCGGCTTTCTGCGTAACCGGTCGTCCGCCCCGCGGGCGGGATCCGGCTGCAATGGGTCACAGTTCCTCCTTCGCCGTCGGGAAGGGGGAACTCGCGCCATGAGCCGTCATTCACCATGGACGACCGCAGGGTCCGCTTTCCCTGGATTTCGCGGACATTCGCGGCGGCGGATCGGCTGGACATAGACGTTCTAATCTCGCGCGGCGCGGCTGCAGGCTCGTGACGAGTTTCGCTCCCCGAAGGTCGTGGTTCGCTATCCCAAGCTGGAGATGCGAAAATCCATGCAAAGACCGCGGGTTCGCTGCTCAAACCGCGGCGCGCCATAATCGCAAGCCAAAATCGATTCGAGACCCGGTCGGCGGCAAAAATCGAGTGGCGCCGACATCATATGAGCGAGCGCTCGGTTTTGACCCTGGCGGAGCATAATTTTTCAACGCTTCAGGACGCCGATTGGCGTCGAGACCCTGCGCCTGTTCATATTCCACATCTGAATCGCCCGCGGGGCCTCTCGCCTGAACTTCGCCGCAAATCGACACGATGCATGGCCGGATCGACATGGGTCTACTCCGCGGCGAATATGACCCTGAACGTCGCTCCGCCTCCGGGTGTATCCGCGATGTAGATTCGGCCTCCCGATAGCTGAACCAATTCCTTCACGATGGACAAACCGAGCCCGGACCCAGGCGACATTTCTTCCCTGCGCCAGAACGGCTCGAACACCATGTCTCGATCCGCGGGCGCCACACCTCCTCCGTGATCGACGACATCGATAGTCGCGTCCTTCTCGAGACGAACGACAACTGTTCCGCCTACGGGCTCCGCTCGGATCGCATTCTCGATGAGATTGGTGAGGATGCATTCGACGGCCCACTCATGTTCGCGCGCCATGATCGAATGGGGCGGGGTGTCGAACTCGATATTCTTGCGGTTGTCGATCGCAATGGGCGCGTAATCCGTGACGATCGCGAGAACGAGCCGATTTAAGTCGATAGGCTGAGATTCGGAGTAATTCCGCTCCTTCATCTGGGCGAGGACCAGCAATTGCTCCACGATCGTCTGCATTCGACGTACGTCCCTATCGAGCTCGTGCTTTACGACGCTTTCGTCCAATGTCTCGACTCGCGACCGCAGTATCGTGAGCGGGGTGCGCAACTCATGCGCTGAATTTGCGGCGAACCGTCGTTCACGCGCGACGCCTTCGTTCACGCGCTCGAATGCTTTGTTCACGGCTTCGATGAAGGGAAGCGTCTCCGTCGGCTGTCCCGCCGCCGAAAAATGCTGATCGATAGTATTCAGATCGATCGCGGCGATGCGCGTCGCGAGAGCGTGCAACGGCGCGAGCCCGCGTCGGATGACGACCGCCGCGACGACCGCCATCGCTATCGAAAGAGCGACAAAATAAAAGAAATCTCTATTTCGGTCGATGTGGATCATCTGAAATACGACATCTTCCCATTGAAAATAAGATCCGTATGTCGCAACGTGCAAACGACCATTCGGCGTCTCCTCCGACACCAGATAGCCATATGAACGTTTATTCGTGTCATCGCTCAAATGGAATCCGAAATAAATATCGTCGAATACAGTCATTCGACCGAAATATGATCCCAGCTCCGTCGACGATCCGGAGACGATCGAATTGGTTTCCGCGTCTATAACCGTGAAGCGGAATTCTGGATTGCGCATCCTATATTGGCGCAGTTCGTCAGTTGGCTCGATCGACTTTCGTCCGGACGCATCGATGTGAAGGGATCGCAGGACGATCTCTCG is a window from the Methylosinus sp. C49 genome containing:
- a CDS encoding serine protease: MRKNSALAIVCACLLQISDLSPSHAAGLRLEGTERWVVLGAKQDKTEAIDLARNFAQSVSGVRVVRGAKDWFAVIVGPLAVPSIEKARAALGPRLWLPQDAYLSRGERYVETVFEAPPSPILAVLEYKGEKPTRMTFGNLSVVLSSLHDKQGNREPTIRGELDGKPAFFARINENAAAEGQTLSSRARIIKLDPSSPTPQVVFSYFWGGAHCCTVTKIATTDPGTGKWRIIDAQTLDGDGYSFEDIDGDGAVELLSNDNSFLYAFDSYAASATPPKVFRLSGGTLRDVTLDATSRPYLRRALKRMEGWATQSPEMWGSNGFLAGWVAAKAQLGEFDEAWRQMQKSHDRNSEWPLKECLLPVSIDRCPDGKKRNVSFPDALRAHLLKNSYFSSPPAPSAETHSSESPPIASRPEQKKPVDSGSVTGTGFFISKNGHILTNAHVVENCASIRLVYGSDGPRALRLLSRDTTNDLAILKPDDFGVTPAAFRFRVRLGEEIAVFGFPLSGLLTTHGNFTLGNITGLAGIHDDTRMLQISAPVQPGNSGGPLLDQTGAIAGVVVSKLDVLKVAAATDDFAQNVNFAIKANVVRTFAEAQGITLIEAKIDDAKLSPADLADRAKSFTGQVECKR
- a CDS encoding SDR family NAD(P)-dependent oxidoreductase — translated: MIDNQKPLGSGFGARSTATDVLANIDLTGKRAIVTGGHSGLGLETTRALAASGAQVIVAARNPAAAAAATKDIVGVTVEPLDLSHLDSVRAFAEHILTGGQHIDILINNAGIMACPEARVGPGWEAQFATNHLGHFTLTNALWPLLEGGARVISVSSAGHHNSPIRWDDLHFVGGYDKWRAYGQSKTANALFAVHLGRLGREASVQAFSLHPGKIFTPLQRHLAQAEMIAEGWLDASGAPADPTFKTAAQGAATQVWAATSPMLDGLVGLYCEDCDIAVRAETANEPFVGVRDYAADPDQAERLWTLSAELTGIDAFDASR
- a CDS encoding AraC family transcriptional regulator — encoded protein: MDPLSDVLSLLKPKSAISAGLDAGGEWAIRFPPHEGIKFNAVMRGACWVQVDGELEPRRIEAGDCFLLTRGRPFLFATDLALPPIESPTIYDQAVDGIATCNGGGDFFLIGGRFSFDGDHAGMLFGALPAIVHVRDASNQAAVLRWSLEQLAAELKDRPPGGMLMAEHLAQIMLLQVLRLWLASGTDKPAGWLSALSDPRLTRGLGAMHAEPARHWTLAELGAIAGMSRSTFAARFREAVGQPPLDYLIRWRMVLAAERLKRTNDSVGEIGFSIGYESEAAFSTTFRRVVGCAPGKFRRDDAP
- the gstA gene encoding glutathione transferase GstA, coding for MKLYFAPDTCSLSPHIVLQELGLPYELVRVNNRTKRTSMGEDFLAINPKGYVAALELDTGEVLSEGPAIVQYLADLMPEAALAPAAGTLARVRLQEWLNFITSEVHAGSSPLFNRALPEEALAIFRDRLFRRLDFIEVNLASRDYLVGDGFTVADAYLFTVLGWMKGFSIDLDRWPATARHMQRIGARASVQAALAREAEIPPVE
- a CDS encoding LysR family transcriptional regulator, with translation MNLTQLQSLIAVADAGSFTAAADKLGVTQSGMSQALAALEESLGVKLLVRQPRGVALTAFGERALDHARTALSHLEAIEREAMALIGEETGAIRLAGFPSVFATLLPPLLRRFRTLHPGIDLVPLETDDLEVEAWLAAGSIDLGVVLNPSPARNAVPLGRDAWVPILPAAHPLSRRPSVSLAELAAAPFVLATGGCHTNARSLADAEGLTLQNVEIEVRDWASAIALVRESAGVSLVPKSTLPEQRRGFRVSKLASPLHREFGLVASPMRPLSRAGNLFVEVARRSAAPTSP
- a CDS encoding HD domain-containing phosphohydrolase is translated as MSALVAHLASVIGHEASAAQFSRAAYFHDLGKLAVPTRILMSPDVLTSDERAIVETHAESGADILASSSDPDGALAADIARWHHTRFDGSGYPKGCVGSEIPLAARITAVADVYDAFRSKRSYKPEETNDSALARMRTIQRAGPGFTFDPRILEALFDTNRNVSLLWDAAALRAITDSDRNGPSGGPHRRLRA
- a CDS encoding HAMP domain-containing sensor histidine kinase, coding for MIKLRSLSSRLIAYWIAGLFFVLVLAPVPAIVTVSTILAGYRHIPPLSGWTTKRSREIVLRSLHIDASGRKSIEPTDELRQYRMRNPEFRFTVIDAETNSIVSGSSTELGSYFGRMTVFDDIYFGFHLSDDTNKRSYGYLVSEETPNGRLHVATYGSYFQWEDVVFQMIHIDRNRDFFYFVALSIAMAVVAAVVIRRGLAPLHALATRIAAIDLNTIDQHFSAAGQPTETLPFIEAVNKAFERVNEGVARERRFAANSAHELRTPLTILRSRVETLDESVVKHELDRDVRRMQTIVEQLLVLAQMKERNYSESQPIDLNRLVLAIVTDYAPIAIDNRKNIEFDTPPHSIMAREHEWAVECILTNLIENAIRAEPVGGTVVVRLEKDATIDVVDHGGGVAPADRDMVFEPFWRREEMSPGSGLGLSIVKELVQLSGGRIYIADTPGGGATFRVIFAAE